A window of Apium graveolens cultivar Ventura chromosome 8, ASM990537v1, whole genome shotgun sequence contains these coding sequences:
- the LOC141678624 gene encoding ubiquitin-like modifier-activating enzyme atg7: MSKSNVSSVLESMSGDDPRNIHKSCVNQSFWHSLASLKLDHLGVDESPVPITGFYAPASSPVSISLTVVAESLPPEPTAHPILTNGDRNKCCIPGTLYNTNTIESFKDDEHRQSLFKAEAQKIWEDIHSGRVEQDSSLLSRFLLITFADLKNYEFYHSFAFPALVLDPPATIANLKPASQYFSLKEAESLIAACKEWRNSSTTTGVPFFLVSIDSNSNASIKHLNDWEFCRSDGHKYLFGFYDPCHLLNTPGWPLHNFIAFICSRWDHQKIRFFCYREHRRGFADLGASLVGEALISVSLEWKDQKHIPNAVGWEFYEKGEMFSKTNLANSMNSTLSAVTAAELNLKLMKWRALPSLDLNTLSATKCLLLGAGTLGCQVARMLMAWGVHKITLVDRGKVSNLDPLWQSLYTSDDCGKYKALAAKERLAEIYPAVKADGVVMSIPMPGNPVPIQDEHDGVLECCELLQDLIDSHDAVFLLTGTRESRWLPTLLCSHANKITVTAALGFDKFLVMRHGAGPLSDYSTESVSALSAEMGNSSLADRDTRPRLGCYFCSDVVAPIESTSNRTLDQQCTVTRPGLAPIASSLVVELLVNVLHHPHRIYADATDSGLIEQPLGILPHQIEGSLSQVSQRTLDSNSSSCTACCCTVVTEFHYRRMDFVLQAINHPTYLEGITGLTELEKAANRPSNLALKTSLMITDDSLAASSVDLNLKLTRQRAFPSLDPNTLSATKCLLLGAGTLGCQVARMLMAWGVRKITLVDSGRVSMSNPLRQSLYTLESVKGGEYKARAAADRLKKIFGTMEADGIVMTIPMPGHPIPSNHEHEVLQNCKRLQELIDSHDAVFLLTDTRESRWLPTLLCSNANKITITAALGFDSFLVMRHGAGPLSDYRAECMSALSAEMGNASLADKRPRLGCYFCSDVVAPIDSTSNRTLDQQCTVTRPGLAPIASALAVELLLEILNHPRGIFAKAESANTMDSGSVEQPSEILPHQIRGSLSQFSQMKLVGHSSSSCTACSCTVVNEFRNRKMDFVLEAINHPTYLEDLTGLTELQRAANSFDLDWDNDTDDDNELTEI, from the exons ATGTCTAAATCTAATGTTTCCAGTGTACTAGAATCTATGTCTGGAGATGATCCTCGTAATATACATAAAAGTTGTGTGAATCAAAGTTTTTGGCACAGTTTAGCTTCTTTGAAGCTCGATCATCTAGGAGTTGACGAGTCTCCAGTTCCAATAACAG GTTTTTATGCACCTGCAAGTTCACCCGTTTCGATTTCTTTAACTGTTGTGGCTGAATCTTTACCGCCTGAACCAACTGCTCATCCAATTTTAACTAATGGAGATAGGAACAAATGCTGCATTCCAGGCACTCTTTACAATACCAACACGATCGAAAGCTTTAAGGATGATGAACATAGACAAAGCTTGTTTAAGGCCGAAGCTCAAAAG ATTTGGGAAGATATTCATTCCGGGAGAGTAGAGCAGGACAGTTCTCTGCTTTCCAGGTTCCTTCTTATCACATTCGCTGACCTTAAAAATTACGAATTCTACCACTCGTTTGCTTTCCCTGCTCTGGTGCTTGATCCACCTGCAACAATAGCTAACTTGAAGCCCGCATCTCAATATTTCAGCCTAAAGGAG GCTGAATCCCTTATAGCAGCTTGTAAAGAGTGGCGGAATTCAAGCACCACTACAG GTGTGCCATTCTTTTTGGTGTCTATTGATTCAAATTCAAATGCTTCCATTAAACATCTGAATGACTGGGAATTTTGCAGAAGTGATGGTCATAAG TACCTTTTTGGCTTTTACGATCCTTGTCATCTTCTAAATACTCCTGGCTGGCCTCTACACAACTTCATTGCATTTATATGCTCAAGATGGGATCATCAAAAAATTCGCTTTTTCTGCTATCGTGAACACCGTCGTGGTTTTGCTGATTTGGGGGCGTCCCTTGTCGGTGAGGCCTTAATATCAGTTTCACTAG AATGGAAAGATCAAAAACATATTCCCAATGCTGTTGGTTGGGAGTTCTACGAAAAAGGGGAGATGTTTAGCAAGACTAATCTTGCTAATTCCATGAATTCAACTTT GTCAGCAGTAACAGCTGCAGAGTTGAACTTAAAACTAATGAAATGGCGTGCCTTGCCATCATTGGATCTAAATACGCTGTCTGCTACCAAGTGTCTTCTCCTGGGTGCAGGCACCCTTGGATGTCAGGTGGCTCGCATGCTCATG GCTTGGGGTGTCCATAAAATTACACTAGTTGACCGTGGCAAGGTATCAAATTTGGATCCGTTGTGGCAGTCCCTATACACATCAGATGACTGTGGTAAATATAAGGCCCTTGCTGCAAAAGAACGTCTGGCAGAGATATATCCCGCTGTG AAAGCTGATGGTGTTGTGATGTCCATACCAATGCCTGGAAATCCGGTTCCCATCCAAGATGAGCATGATGGTGTACTTGAGTGTTGTGAACTATTACAGGATTTGATTGATTCTCATGATGCAGTTTTCCTTTTGACTGGTACAAGAGAAAGTCGTTGGCTACCAACCCTTCTATGTTCCCATGCCAACAAG ATTACTGTTACAGCTGCTTTAGGTTTTGACAAATTTCTAGTTATGCGTCATGGAGCTGGTCCCCTCAGTGATTACAGCACTGAATCCGTGAGTGCTTTATCTGCTGAAATGGGTAATTCTTCTCTAGCAGACAGAGATACAAGGCCGAGATTGGGTTGTTACTTCTGCAGTGATGTCGTCGCACCAATTGAA TCGACTTCCAACCGCACTTTAGATCAGCAATGCACAGTAACACGTCCAGGACTTGCTCCGATAGCATCTTCCCTTGTAGTTGAACTTCTGGTCAATGTTTTACATCATCCGCATAG GATATATGCCGATGCAACGGATAGTGGATTAATAGAGCAACCACTTGGAATATTACCTCATCAGATCGAAGGTTCACTCTCTCAAGTTTCTCAGAGGACACTTGACAGCAATTCATCCAGTTGTACTGCTTGCTGTTGCACT GTGGTAACTGAATTTCACTATCGAAGGATGGATTTTGTCCTTCAAGCCATAAATCACCCTACATATTTGGAGGGCATCACTGGCCTGACAGAGCTAGAGAAAGCTGCAAATAGGCCTTCTAATTTAGCTCTAAAAACATCATTAATGATCACCGATGACAGTTTAGCAGCATCATCTGTAGATTTGAACTTAAAACTAACGAGACAGCGTGCCTTTCCATCACTGGACCCGAATACGCTTTCTGCTACCAAGTGTCTTCTCCTAGGCGCAGGTACCCTTGGATGTCAGGTGGCTCGCATGCTCATG GCTTGGGGTGTTCGTAAAATTACACTAGTTGATAGCGGTAGAGTATCAATGTCGAATCCATTGCGACAGTCCCTATACACATTGGAATCTGTTAAAGGTGGTGAATATAAGGCCCGTGCTGCTGCTGATAGACTTAAAAAGATATTTGGCACTATG GAAGCTGATGGCATTGTGATGACTATACCAATGCCTGGACATCCGATTCCAAGCAATCATGAGCATGAAGTACTTCAGAATTGCAAACGGTTGCAGGAGTTGATCGATTCTCATGATGCAGTTTTCCTTTTGACTGATACAAGGGAAAGCCGTTGGCTACCAACCCTTCTATGTTCTAATGCCAACAAG ATTACTATTACAGCTGCTTTGGGTTTCGATAGTTTTCTAGTTATGCGTCATGGTGCTGGTCCCCTCAGTGATTACAGGGCTGAATGCATGAGCGCTTTGTCTGCTGAAATGGGAAATGCTTCTCTCGCCGACAAAAGGCCGAGATTAGGTTGTTACTTCTGCAGTGATGTTGTCGCGCCTATTGAT TCAACTTCTAATCGTACTTTAGATCAGCAATGCACGGTTACTCGTCCAGGACTTGCTCCTATAGCATCTGCCCTTGCAGTAGAACTTCTACTTGAAATTTTAAATCATCCGCGGGG GATATTTGCCAAAGCTGAAAGTGCCAATACAATGGATAGTGGATCTGTAGAGCAACCTTCTGAAATTTTACCTCATCAGATCCGAGGCTCACTCTCTCAGTTTTCACAGATGAAACTTGTCGGCCATTCATCAAGTAGTTGTACTGCTTGCTCTTGCACC GTGGTAAATGAATTTCGCAACCGAAAGATGGATTTTGTCCTCGAAGCCATAAATCACCCTACCTATTTGGAGGACCTTACTGGTCTCACAGAGCTGCAGAGAGCTGCAAATTCTTTTGATTTGGACTGGGATAACGATACAGATGATGACAATGAACTTACCGAAATCTAA